Proteins from one Salaquimonas pukyongi genomic window:
- the queA gene encoding tRNA preQ1(34) S-adenosylmethionine ribosyltransferase-isomerase QueA: MRVDLFDFDLPEDRIALRPVSPRDRAKLLRVHPEEGLSDHLARDLPDLLEPGDALVFNDTKVIPAQLEGIRNRDGATAQISATLHLRVSGNRWKAFVRGAKKLKPGDRVRFGHDNTACLMGALDATVTQKGADGEVELAFDLTGAALDEALHGAGHVPLPPYIALKRAEDARDRKDYQTIYAREEGAVAAPTAGLHFTPELFERLDAKGIARHFVTLHVGAGTFLPVKADDTAAHKMHFERGHVCEKTAEALNAVKAAGGRIVSVGTTSLRLLESAADEAGRLHGWEGATDIFITPGYRFRFTDLLMTNFHLPRSTLMMLVSAFCGLERMQAAYAHAISNGYRFYSYGDASLLYRAP; this comes from the coding sequence ATGCGCGTTGACCTGTTCGATTTCGACCTGCCGGAAGACCGGATCGCTCTGCGGCCGGTCAGCCCGCGCGATCGTGCAAAGCTGCTGCGTGTGCACCCTGAAGAAGGTCTTTCAGATCATCTCGCCCGCGATCTGCCGGACCTGCTGGAGCCCGGCGACGCGCTGGTGTTCAACGATACCAAGGTCATTCCCGCCCAGCTTGAGGGCATTCGCAACCGAGATGGGGCGACCGCGCAGATCAGTGCGACGCTGCACCTGCGCGTGTCCGGCAATCGCTGGAAAGCCTTTGTGCGCGGTGCCAAAAAGCTGAAGCCCGGCGACCGGGTGCGCTTTGGTCACGACAATACGGCCTGCCTGATGGGCGCGCTGGATGCGACGGTTACGCAAAAGGGCGCTGATGGGGAGGTCGAACTTGCCTTCGACCTCACCGGCGCGGCGCTTGATGAGGCACTGCATGGCGCAGGCCATGTTCCCCTGCCGCCTTACATTGCGCTAAAGCGCGCCGAAGATGCCCGCGACCGGAAAGACTACCAGACCATCTATGCCCGCGAGGAAGGGGCGGTGGCAGCGCCCACGGCGGGCCTTCATTTCACGCCTGAACTCTTCGAGCGGCTCGACGCAAAAGGCATCGCGCGCCATTTCGTCACCCTGCATGTGGGGGCAGGCACGTTTCTGCCGGTCAAGGCGGACGATACTGCAGCCCACAAGATGCATTTCGAGCGCGGCCATGTCTGCGAAAAAACCGCTGAAGCACTCAATGCGGTAAAGGCTGCGGGCGGGCGGATCGTCAGCGTGGGAACGACCTCGCTGCGTTTGCTTGAAAGCGCTGCAGATGAAGCCGGCAGGCTGCATGGCTGGGAGGGGGCGACGGACATTTTCATCACGCCGGGCTATCGTTTCCGCTTCACCGATTTGCTGATGACGAATTTCCACCTGCCGCGCTCAACGCTGATGATGCTGGTTTCTGCTTTCTGCGGGCTTGAGAGGATGCAGGCAGCCTATGCCCATGCAATATCAAACGGCTACCGCTTCTATTCCTATGGCGATGCCTCGCTGTTATACCGCGCGCCATGA